The DNA window GCACTGACCGCGGGCGGAACCGATGTCATCGGCGACGCGATAGCGGAGGCGGCACCGAATTGGGGGCAGGTTCTCGACGCCGTCGCTGGTCGGGCGCCCAATGCGGAGATAGTGGTGGTCGGGTACGGCACCTACGTACGGCCTGGCGGCTGCTACGGAACTCAGCCCGTGTGGGCCCGCGACGCCGACTACCTTCAGGCCAGCGTAGATCGGCTGAACGACGCCCTGGCGCAACAAGCCGAAGACCACGGCGCACGATTCGTCGACGTGCGGCCGGTCAGTATCGGCCACGACGCGTGTGCTGCACCCGACGAGAGGTACCTCGAAGGTGTGATTCCGGCCAACCCGGCTGCGCCGTTGCATCCCACTGCTGCCGGAATGGCCGCATTCGCCCAGGTTGTCGCTGATTCGCTT is part of the Rhodococcus sovatensis genome and encodes:
- a CDS encoding GDSL-type esterase/lipase family protein — protein: MSSARGCVNFSPEPSGSSCADALTAGGTDVIGDAIAEAAPNWGQVLDAVAGRAPNAEIVVVGYGTYVRPGGCYGTQPVWARDADYLQASVDRLNDALAQQAEDHGARFVDVRPVSIGHDACAAPDERYLEGVIPANPAAPLHPTAAGMAAFAQVVADSLSLS